tGCATAGCCATCATCATAGCCGTAGTAGGGATCTTCATAGCCTCCACGATAGTCGTGATAATCATAGCCATAGTAATCTTCATAGCCATAGTAATCTGGAGGGTAGCCATAtccacctctccccccaccacgACCCCGACCTCTACTTGGAGGCGGCATGCGAGGAGGAGGGTTATAGCAGTAATCTTCACACGCAGCGTTTCTGGAGGCCTGTCTAGTAGCTTGgtgctctttccttttcttgtctggtGGCTTGGTTAAGACTATTTCAATTTCTTCCCCTTCTATTTCTTTGCCATTCATTTCATCCATGGCCTTAACAGCTGCTCCTCCGTTTTCAAAATGAACAAATGCATAATCTTTCAACTTCTTCACTCTTTCAAGTTTTCCAAATTCAGAAAATGACTTTTCCAATATTTCTTCTGTCACTGTAGTACCCAAGTTTCTCACAAATAAAACTTTCACCTTAGCCATGACTTCTGGATCTGGTTCTTCCACAGGGTCAGCCCATTCAATGTGACTGCATTTCCCCATACTTTTACTTTTCCACTCATCAGCCAGCGTCTGGCTTGTGCTGCTGACTTGTGATCCTCATACTCAAGGAAGCAGAACCGCCAATTCTTCTTTTTGTCATCGGGTTGATGATAGAGAATAACGTCCACCAAACCCtctgtgactttactgaattcttCCAGAATGTTTTCTTTAGTCTTATTCTTCAGAATTGATCCAACAAAAAGCCTGTTTGTTGTTTGCCACAGAAATGCACACTCCAACGTGTTTACCAGGGTGAATTTCGTAGCTGTCACACAGTTTAACAGCTTCCTGTGCAGCTTCCTTTCCACAGAAGGTGATAAATGCATACCCTCTGTTCTGACCAGACAGTGGATCCATCATAAGATGTAGATCCCAAATGCGACCAGCCTTTTCAAAAAGGGGCACCAACTCATCTTCATATAAATCTCTTGGTATTTTACCTACAAAGACTTCTGTTCCAATTCCAGGTTGTACGCCAGAGTACACACTGTCTGGTGGAGGACCACCATATTTCCTCTGTCCTGTGGTTACATCCAGGGTATAACCAGTTCTCTCGAGCAAGGCCTTGATCTTTGCTTCATCTGGTCCCTCTGTGGGCTCTTGCACCTTGCTCCCCTGTTTCTCCCTTTGCCTGTAGGTCTTCATAACTCCACATAAAAATGCCCTTTTGTTCTGAACATGTGACAAGTCACTTTCCTTGAACTGCTGTAGTACAGACAAAGCTCCTTCTTCATTAAATTCCCTGAGAGCATCAATTGCTCTTTCATCAAGATCGACATAAGCTACCAATCCTGTCTGAAATATTTCATCAAGTCTTTCTGCCACCTTCTGTGGGAGGCCTGCCTCTATCAGTGTCTTGTAGTGTTCTGTGTGAGTTACACTGGAAGTATCCATtggttcttcctcttcttttaactGTACCGCATTACCATTCACCTGATTAGCCATTTTATTATGCTGCAGGACAGAGCTGGGGCCGGCTGCCGGGGCCGTGAGAATCAGCGCAAGGCGCTTTGAAAACGACTAGAAATGGCGCGCGCgccactccctcccctcctcatctataaattgattttaaagtaattttttctttcaaagtatgAACAACTTAGCCAAGAAATATAATATTCATAACTAATGTCAAACTATCAATTTGCTGTCATTGCTACTTTTGTCTTAGAAGCATCTTTCTCTTAAGTTGCTTATGGAGTATTTTCCACTAATTGTTTCCCTACTAGTATTAGTTTACCCAACCTGTTTTATTagcacacccattcatttattcacaaatGTAATTTCTATTCGTTTATTTACTGATGTCATCTATGTACCATCTAGTGGATATTcgacagtgaacaaaatagacatagtctctatattattttatgtagTCTCTACATAGTCCCATCATTAGTTTACAGTAAGCTAGAAaagatatacatttaaaaaatggccaAATAAGTAGAATAAGCACCACCTAGTGATCAAGGCTATTTTAAGTCTCTCCTTCCTGTTCTTTACATGACTATCAATCTTTGCCCCTGAGATGGTGGTGGCAGAGGTGTGTGCATCAGGGGTGGGGggtactttgtgtgtgtgtgtgtgtgtgtgtgtgtgtgtgtgagagagagagagacagaaagagatggGACTTGGGGATTCAAGTACCTTAAGCTTGAGGACTATAGTATCCACAAGAGGGAGACACCTTGCTCAAGAACGCTTGGTGGAAAATTGGTAGGTATTCAGCGCCAACCCAGTATTTCCCCAGTGTCTTGAAATCTGCCTTAGGCATTTTCTTCTTACTATTCCCAAATGATATCTGACAAAACTTCATCTCCAAGTCAAATTTACATTAAGTCGTTCACTTCTATATTCACTCTTTCATCCAATCAATATGCACTGAGTGCCTGCTCTACACAATTATACAACCTATGCTAATGTATGGAGAGAGGGCAGTAATCAGTGTAGGTGGAGCTCTCTCATTCTGGAATTT
The window above is part of the Hippopotamus amphibius kiboko isolate mHipAmp2 chromosome 4, mHipAmp2.hap2, whole genome shotgun sequence genome. Proteins encoded here:
- the LOC130851660 gene encoding LOW QUALITY PROTEIN: heterogeneous nuclear ribonucleoprotein R-like (The sequence of the model RefSeq protein was modified relative to this genomic sequence to represent the inferred CDS: inserted 1 base in 1 codon; deleted 1 base in 1 codon), with the translated sequence MANQVNGNAVQLKEEEEPMDTSSVTHTEHYKTLIEAGLPQKVAERLDEIFQTGLVAYVDLDERAIDALREFNEEGALSVLQQFKESDLSHVQNKRAFLCGVMKTYRQREKQGSKVQEPTEGPDEAKIKALLERTGYTLDVTTGQRKYGGPPPDSVYSGVQPGIGTEVFVGKIPRDLYEDELVPLFEKAGRIWDLHLMMDPLSGQNRGYAFITFCGKEAAQEAVKLCDSYEIHPGKHVGVCISVANNNRLFVGSILKNKTKENILEEFSKVTEGLVDVILYHQPDDKKKNWRFCFLEYEDHKSAAQARRWLMSGKVKVWGNAVTXEWADPVEEPDPEVMAKVKVLFVRNLGTTVTEEILEKSFSEFGKLERVKKLKDYAFVHFENGGAAVKAMDEMNGKEIEGEEIEIVLTKPPDKKRKEHQATRQASRNAACEDYCYNPPPRMPPPSRGRGRGGGRGGYGYPPDYYGYEDYYGYDYHDYRGGYEDPYYGYDDGYAVRGRGGGRGGRGAPPPPRGQGAPPPRGRAGYSQRGAALGPPRGSRGGRGGPAQQQRGRCPRGSRGNHGGNVGGKRKADGYNQPDSKRRQTTNQQKWGSQPIAQQPLQQGGDYSGNYGYNNDNQEFYQDTYGQQWK